The proteins below are encoded in one region of Leptospira montravelensis:
- a CDS encoding alpha/beta fold hydrolase, which produces MKATYHTIFIIFSFLFPYLIKGEDLKNEPSNQTSYFQTSEGRIAYLETGKGKRNLILLPGIGDRKESYAELAFLLEKDNTVYRFDLRGMGESDVSFSSYGPKETAEDILEFIREKDLKNVYIIANSMTAASAVYIRSKEKNRVHGLLLSGPFVRDKESLSFGMNTLIHLAFRGPWGPSAWASFYESLFPVHPPKDLKERSEKLKTNLKEEGRMAAVRSMLFAAKKECEEALPFASGNVNVVMGSKDPDFASPEEEAQWIAKTLDGSVKIYEDSGHYPFVEDPTRFSSDVKLLWQKK; this is translated from the coding sequence ATGAAAGCTACCTACCACACGATTTTTATCATTTTCTCCTTCCTATTTCCTTACCTTATTAAGGGAGAAGACCTAAAGAACGAACCTTCCAATCAAACATCCTATTTCCAAACCAGCGAAGGCCGTATTGCGTATTTAGAAACCGGGAAGGGAAAACGGAATTTGATTTTACTTCCTGGGATTGGAGATCGCAAAGAAAGTTATGCGGAACTTGCTTTCCTCCTCGAAAAGGATAATACCGTGTATCGTTTTGATTTACGGGGGATGGGAGAATCCGATGTCAGTTTTTCATCTTATGGACCTAAAGAAACCGCAGAAGATATTTTGGAATTTATCAGAGAGAAGGATTTAAAAAATGTATATATCATCGCTAATTCGATGACAGCTGCCTCGGCAGTTTACATTCGTTCGAAAGAAAAAAATCGAGTTCATGGACTTCTTCTTTCGGGTCCATTTGTTCGAGATAAAGAATCATTGTCTTTCGGAATGAATACGTTAATCCATCTTGCTTTTCGTGGGCCTTGGGGACCTAGTGCCTGGGCATCATTCTATGAATCTTTATTTCCGGTTCATCCTCCTAAAGATTTAAAAGAAAGATCTGAAAAATTAAAAACCAATTTAAAAGAGGAAGGTCGTATGGCAGCCGTTAGATCAATGTTGTTTGCTGCCAAAAAAGAATGCGAAGAAGCATTACCATTTGCTTCTGGGAATGTCAATGTGGTGATGGGTTCTAAAGATCCCGATTTCGCTTCACCAGAAGAGGAAGCCCAGTGGATCGCAAAAACCTTGGATGGATCGGTAAAAATATATGAAGACTCAGGTCATTATCCTTTTGTGGAAGATCCCACTCGGTTTTCTTCTGACGTAAAACTTTTATGGCAAAAAAAATAA
- a CDS encoding 5-formyltetrahydrofolate cyclo-ligase, producing the protein MNLISKKEAREILKKNLPKLPEREDHEAAILKRLYSLLQGKSKIITYAPDLLYEVDVLPVIESCPLPRPTGFIEARHSAKWYFPRMEEGKKLRFLRPYTFEKNSLGLFEPVGDEEISVEEAELILVPALGFNEKGFRLGRGGGYYDRILNSETLQKKTVGLSFSKLFPVPFLAETHDLKIGKMITEIQIHSFLD; encoded by the coding sequence TTGAATCTAATTTCAAAAAAAGAAGCTAGAGAAATTCTAAAAAAAAATCTTCCTAAACTTCCAGAAAGGGAAGACCATGAAGCTGCGATCTTAAAAAGACTCTATTCGCTTTTGCAAGGTAAATCCAAAATCATCACGTATGCACCCGACTTATTGTATGAGGTGGATGTGCTTCCCGTGATAGAATCCTGCCCACTACCGCGACCCACTGGATTTATAGAAGCCAGACATTCTGCGAAATGGTATTTTCCGCGAATGGAAGAGGGAAAAAAACTTAGGTTTCTAAGACCCTATACGTTTGAGAAAAACAGCCTAGGGCTTTTTGAACCGGTCGGAGATGAGGAGATCTCCGTAGAGGAAGCCGAATTGATCCTGGTGCCAGCCCTTGGTTTTAATGAAAAAGGATTCAGGTTGGGACGAGGTGGCGGTTATTATGATCGCATTTTAAATTCAGAAACTCTCCAAAAGAAAACTGTTGGGCTTAGTTTTTCTAAACTTTTTCCCGTCCCATTTCTTGCAGAAACTCACGATTTAAAAATAGGAAAAATGATTACGGAAATCCAGATTCATTCGTTTTTAGATTGA
- the infC gene encoding translation initiation factor IF-3 — MQKRPNPRGNPNQDKFAHIRINEQITNVASIRLVSDEGSDIVTLEEALKRAKEANLDLVEVSGDQDVHVCKLIDFGKYKFELLKKTKEAKKKQHVVTVKEIKIRPRIDNHDFEIKKRHALEFLQKGDKVKVTLRFRGREMVHSEIGMNIVNRFVEDLKEHASPEKMPVHDGKTIVVVMNPISEKPKG; from the coding sequence ATGCAGAAACGGCCCAACCCTAGAGGGAACCCAAACCAAGATAAATTCGCCCACATCAGAATTAACGAACAAATTACCAATGTAGCATCAATCCGGCTCGTCTCTGACGAAGGATCTGACATCGTTACTCTGGAAGAAGCTCTAAAAAGAGCTAAGGAAGCTAACCTTGATTTGGTGGAAGTCTCGGGAGACCAAGATGTTCACGTCTGTAAGTTGATCGATTTTGGAAAATACAAATTCGAACTTCTTAAAAAAACGAAAGAAGCGAAAAAGAAACAACACGTTGTCACGGTGAAAGAAATTAAAATCCGCCCGCGGATTGATAACCATGACTTCGAGATTAAGAAGCGTCATGCTTTAGAATTCTTGCAAAAGGGTGATAAGGTAAAAGTGACTCTTCGATTCCGAGGCAGAGAGATGGTTCACTCTGAAATTGGAATGAATATTGTTAACCGGTTTGTCGAGGACCTAAAAGAGCATGCCTCTCCCGAAAAAATGCCGGTACACGACGGAAAGACGATAGTGGTCGTGATGAACCCAATTAGTGAAAAACCTAAAGGATAA
- a CDS encoding TetR/AcrR family transcriptional regulator: MAKKIKHKHGRPKKGQIQITRQLVLDGAWDLIMEEGFAEFRLAGLAEKLGIRTPSLYNHIQDLEDVRREMKRRSLQILADSLSSKIRNSDQGSLVISQFLNAYRGFAKTHPHMYPLTIESTESDPELKPLGDRILMICMEVFRLESLDEMAVHRIRILRSLLHGFIVLEMVGGFGRKESIEDSFQKITESLVSGRLW, encoded by the coding sequence ATGGCAAAAAAAATAAAACACAAACATGGACGTCCCAAAAAAGGCCAAATCCAAATCACAAGGCAATTGGTTTTAGATGGGGCCTGGGATTTAATTATGGAAGAAGGTTTTGCTGAATTTCGTTTGGCCGGACTTGCGGAAAAATTAGGAATTAGAACTCCTTCGCTCTACAACCATATCCAAGACCTTGAAGATGTTCGTAGAGAAATGAAACGGAGGTCCTTGCAGATATTAGCAGATAGCCTTTCTTCCAAAATTCGTAACTCGGATCAGGGTTCTCTTGTGATTTCCCAGTTTTTAAATGCTTACAGAGGTTTTGCGAAGACGCATCCCCACATGTATCCTTTGACCATTGAATCTACTGAGTCTGATCCAGAACTAAAACCTTTAGGAGATCGGATTCTTATGATTTGTATGGAAGTCTTTCGATTGGAATCTTTGGACGAAATGGCAGTCCATAGGATTCGGATTTTAAGGTCTCTCCTACATGGATTTATTGTTTTAGAAATGGTTGGTGGTTTTGGCAGGAAGGAGTCCATCGAGGATAGTTTTCAGAAAATTACAGAATCATTGGTTTCCGGCAGACTCTGGTAA
- the rplT gene encoding 50S ribosomal protein L20 produces MPRAVNGTIHKNRRKKVLAKAKGFRGGRSKLFRTAKSAVMKAGQWAYRDRRKKKSEFRKLWITRINAAVRENGMSYSKFIHALKTHGINLDRKTLADLAYNHKEVFNAIVEKTKVAK; encoded by the coding sequence ATGCCACGCGCAGTCAACGGAACCATCCATAAGAATCGTAGAAAAAAAGTTCTCGCTAAAGCAAAAGGTTTTAGAGGCGGACGTTCTAAACTTTTCAGAACAGCAAAATCGGCTGTGATGAAAGCAGGTCAATGGGCATACCGTGACCGTAGAAAGAAAAAGTCCGAATTTCGTAAACTTTGGATTACGAGAATCAATGCCGCAGTAAGAGAAAATGGAATGTCTTATTCAAAATTCATCCATGCACTCAAAACACACGGAATCAACTTAGATCGTAAAACTTTGGCTGACCTTGCTTACAACCACAAAGAAGTATTCAACGCCATCGTAGAAAAAACCAAAGTCGCTAAGTAA
- a CDS encoding ABC transporter ATP-binding protein/permease codes for MPLEKKRKPSENWMRLTETIRQLIQSKQGPAAIRYGITLVILVISFNIFNVINSYVGRDFISSIEQKNSVAFYTNAILYAIVFIISSAIGSMNRFAEERLGILWREQLTWKFTENYLTERTFQKIIGSQGIENPDQRITDDVKAFTTTTISFTLLFIGGIFSAISFSGVLWSINPILFLVAVTYALSGTVSTIFLGKSLIRLNYDQLDMEASYRADLLHIRQHAESIALTHREARMSVRLKSRLRKLVNNFRKLISVNLRLSFFTNNYNYFIQIIPMLIIAPSYMRGEIEFGVITQAALAFTTLLNAFSLIVTQFQSISAFSAVVKRLHSLESAMSDVRLEALQKRESNYSSDTICFENFTLYSNDRSKLLLDNLKLIIQRKERWLITSADDAVKISLFRSIAGISNHSEGKIKKPNWEEILFLPEKPYLPPGRLRNVIVPAYLNLEVSDAAITKELKNMGLESLLRRFGGIRALKEWDEELSLAEKYKIALIRILFVKPKFLVLDRPGSVLGKFEVSKLLKLFHRLGVTTVVIAKDEETVLEYDYHLNISHFGEWTLSSLNLTNVHT; via the coding sequence ATGCCTTTAGAAAAAAAAAGAAAGCCATCTGAAAACTGGATGCGTTTAACAGAAACCATACGACAACTAATTCAGTCAAAACAAGGTCCAGCAGCAATTCGTTACGGCATCACCTTGGTGATTCTTGTAATTTCATTTAATATATTTAATGTCATTAATAGTTATGTAGGTCGTGACTTTATTTCTTCTATCGAACAAAAAAACTCAGTCGCTTTTTACACAAACGCAATCCTTTACGCCATAGTGTTTATTATCTCTTCGGCCATAGGTTCTATGAACCGATTTGCGGAAGAAAGATTAGGAATTTTATGGCGAGAACAACTTACTTGGAAATTTACTGAAAATTATTTAACCGAGAGAACATTCCAAAAAATCATTGGGAGTCAAGGCATTGAAAATCCAGACCAACGAATCACTGATGATGTAAAAGCATTTACCACAACAACCATTTCATTCACCTTACTTTTTATTGGTGGAATATTTTCAGCAATTTCCTTTTCGGGAGTTCTGTGGAGCATTAATCCAATTTTGTTTTTGGTTGCAGTTACTTATGCACTATCAGGAACAGTTTCGACTATCTTTCTCGGTAAATCACTCATCCGACTCAATTACGACCAATTGGACATGGAAGCAAGTTATCGAGCCGATTTACTTCACATTCGCCAACATGCAGAATCTATTGCTCTAACACATAGAGAAGCAAGAATGTCCGTACGATTAAAATCTAGACTAAGAAAGTTAGTGAATAATTTCCGAAAACTTATATCAGTAAACTTACGACTTAGCTTTTTCACAAATAACTATAATTATTTTATACAGATCATACCTATGCTTATCATTGCTCCGAGTTATATGAGAGGCGAAATTGAATTTGGAGTGATTACGCAAGCTGCCCTTGCTTTTACTACTTTACTAAATGCATTTTCACTCATTGTGACTCAGTTCCAATCCATTTCGGCATTTTCTGCGGTTGTTAAAAGATTACATTCGCTGGAATCTGCCATGTCTGATGTTAGGTTGGAAGCATTACAAAAAAGAGAATCTAATTATAGTTCCGATACCATTTGTTTTGAAAATTTTACTTTATATTCGAATGACAGATCCAAACTTCTATTAGATAATTTAAAATTAATCATTCAAAGGAAAGAACGTTGGTTGATAACCTCTGCCGATGATGCAGTTAAAATTAGTTTATTTCGTTCCATCGCAGGAATTAGCAATCACTCCGAAGGGAAAATTAAAAAACCAAATTGGGAAGAGATTCTATTTCTTCCAGAAAAACCTTATCTTCCTCCAGGAAGACTCAGGAATGTAATTGTTCCAGCATATTTAAACTTAGAAGTATCAGATGCAGCAATTACGAAGGAACTAAAGAATATGGGCCTTGAATCCTTATTACGAAGGTTTGGTGGGATTAGAGCGTTAAAAGAATGGGACGAAGAACTTTCGTTAGCAGAAAAGTATAAAATTGCTTTGATTCGTATCTTATTTGTAAAACCTAAGTTTCTGGTCCTTGACAGACCAGGCTCTGTTTTAGGAAAATTTGAAGTTTCGAAACTTCTAAAATTATTTCATAGACTAGGAGTTACGACCGTCGTCATCGCAAAAGATGAAGAGACAGTATTAGAATACGATTACCACTTAAATATTTCTCATTTCGGAGAATGGACTCTTTCTTCTTTAAACTTAACTAACGTTCACACATGA
- a CDS encoding cell division protein ZapA yields MAESAPQPQKITKQIFGETYTIVGEASSGYISEVADYVEQRLIDLSKSLPTASKTKLAVLCALNLADELFQMKDATAKLSENPELEERTKKIISLLEEGIIGDHF; encoded by the coding sequence ATGGCAGAGTCTGCCCCACAACCGCAAAAAATAACCAAACAAATCTTTGGTGAAACGTATACCATTGTTGGAGAGGCTTCCTCAGGATATATTTCTGAGGTGGCTGATTACGTGGAACAACGCCTTATCGATTTATCAAAGTCTTTACCCACAGCCTCCAAAACGAAATTGGCAGTATTATGTGCTCTCAATTTAGCTGATGAACTTTTTCAAATGAAAGACGCCACTGCCAAATTAAGCGAAAATCCTGAACTAGAAGAAAGAACAAAAAAGATCATTTCTCTATTAGAAGAGGGGATCATTGGGGATCATTTTTGA
- a CDS encoding adenylate/guanylate cyclase domain-containing protein — protein sequence MSIVTFEDKENFPLETNKPGATILETALKHDYPLYHLCGGNAKCTTCRVFVTDGLQYLSMRNDREQTLADRKGWPSQIRLACQTEVFGDISLRRIIKDNKDLKTVTSESKSSKTGEECYAVILFLDIKGFTAFTEASLPYDVVFVLNRFFQEMSEPILNNGGEIDKFIGDGILAFFQLKNKDEVTKNEENLKKAKQETIRSAIRACLRMFDQLKKFNLEMKDRFNFTFDIRLGLHAGNVIYGDIGHSEYKSQTVLGDTVNVASRLEALNKKTNTNFLISDEIFNLIGSSLSVNKKVITKLRGKSEKMTAYSVLGFNDSDSILLIQKSLDRVLEHNPNWTLGYLDKLKSFVNENLNKTLDETENRVDPHEFSSILESLIEKLGNPKSLKKEISKVKLIYESLGISKKDFPKLVPILISSIRENLPSEWNDNLESIWSQVTMDLTIETIES from the coding sequence ATGTCCATTGTTACCTTCGAAGACAAAGAAAACTTCCCTTTAGAAACAAACAAACCAGGAGCCACAATCCTAGAAACAGCTCTAAAACACGATTACCCACTCTACCATCTTTGTGGGGGAAATGCCAAATGTACAACTTGTCGCGTTTTTGTGACTGATGGACTTCAATACCTGAGTATGCGTAATGACAGGGAACAAACTCTTGCCGATAGAAAAGGTTGGCCATCCCAGATCCGACTTGCCTGCCAAACAGAAGTTTTTGGAGATATTTCACTACGCAGAATCATAAAAGATAATAAAGATTTAAAAACCGTAACCAGTGAATCAAAATCTTCCAAAACGGGTGAAGAATGTTATGCGGTAATTCTTTTTCTGGATATCAAGGGATTTACAGCATTTACGGAAGCAAGTTTACCTTATGATGTGGTTTTTGTTCTCAACCGATTTTTTCAAGAGATGAGTGAACCCATTTTGAACAATGGTGGGGAAATTGATAAGTTTATTGGAGATGGGATTTTAGCTTTTTTCCAATTAAAGAATAAAGACGAAGTTACTAAAAACGAAGAAAATTTGAAAAAAGCAAAACAGGAAACCATTCGTTCCGCCATCCGGGCTTGTCTTCGTATGTTTGATCAATTGAAAAAATTCAATTTAGAAATGAAAGATAGGTTTAATTTCACCTTTGACATTCGCTTAGGACTCCATGCAGGAAATGTAATTTATGGTGATATTGGACATTCGGAATATAAAAGTCAAACTGTGCTTGGTGATACAGTGAATGTGGCTAGTCGTTTAGAAGCTTTGAATAAAAAAACAAATACAAACTTTTTAATTTCCGATGAAATATTTAACTTAATCGGCTCTTCTTTATCTGTGAATAAAAAAGTAATTACCAAACTTCGTGGAAAGTCAGAAAAAATGACAGCCTATTCAGTGCTTGGCTTTAATGATTCAGACTCCATCCTATTAATTCAAAAATCACTCGATCGAGTTTTAGAGCACAATCCAAATTGGACATTAGGTTACTTAGACAAACTTAAAAGTTTTGTGAATGAAAATCTAAACAAAACATTGGATGAAACAGAAAATAGAGTAGATCCTCATGAATTTTCATCAATACTAGAATCCCTCATTGAAAAATTAGGAAATCCTAAGTCTTTAAAAAAAGAAATCTCTAAAGTAAAATTAATTTATGAATCGCTTGGTATTTCAAAAAAAGATTTTCCAAAACTAGTACCAATCCTTATATCCTCCATAAGAGAAAACCTTCCATCAGAATGGAATGATAATTTAGAATCGATCTGGAGCCAAGTCACAATGGATCTCACAATAGAAACAATCGAATCCTGA
- the thrS gene encoding threonine--tRNA ligase, with translation MAAITITLPDGSSKELESGKSFSDFIQAQLPFLKEKALAVVLSDGRTVDLSFIPQANTTVKFLTFDDVEGKEVFHHSSAHLLGMAVQRLWPEARLTVGPVIENGPGFFFYDIDFGSTILTPEDLPKIEAEMAKIVKEDLVVKRWELSKEEAIEKFKKENEPYKVELIQGFDSASVSLYGQGEWYDLCRGPHVARTGQLKAFKLTAISGAYWKGDSKNKQLTRIYGVSFPTKKQLDEYIFLIEEAKKRDHRKLGKELDLFSFQDEAPGFPFWHPKGTVLWNTLASYIREECFRRSYQEIKTPAILNSSLWKKSGHWDNFKENMYFTDIDESEFAVKPMNCPGCCLIYKYHMHSYRELPLRFMELGNVHRHEMSGVLHGLFRVRAFTQDDAHIYAPLDKVESEVEDIIDFTFDVYKKFGFTEFKTFIATRPEKSQGSDEDWNLATQALHDALKKKGIEYGIKEGDGAFYGPKIEFNIKDSLGRLWQCGTVQIDFSMPSRFELDFTASDGKKHAPVMIHRAIYGSLERFIGILIEHFEGKFPLWLNPTQIRVLTVAEVHNDYAKEVYQDLVMQGFRVEIDLRNEKIGSKIRDSILKRSSYTLILGDKEKEAGSISFRRMGEEKTETVSRDGFLSVLKGDL, from the coding sequence ATGGCAGCAATTACAATTACACTACCAGATGGAAGTTCCAAGGAACTAGAATCGGGTAAATCCTTTTCTGATTTTATCCAAGCCCAACTGCCTTTCTTGAAAGAGAAAGCTTTAGCCGTTGTTTTGTCCGATGGTCGCACTGTTGACCTTTCTTTTATTCCTCAGGCAAACACAACGGTAAAGTTTCTCACCTTTGATGATGTGGAAGGTAAAGAAGTTTTCCATCACTCTTCTGCCCACTTACTCGGGATGGCTGTCCAAAGACTTTGGCCAGAAGCACGCCTAACAGTAGGACCAGTCATTGAAAACGGCCCTGGTTTTTTCTTTTATGATATAGATTTTGGTTCTACCATTTTAACTCCAGAAGACCTTCCAAAAATTGAAGCGGAGATGGCAAAAATTGTCAAAGAAGACCTAGTTGTCAAACGTTGGGAACTTTCCAAAGAAGAAGCCATTGAAAAGTTTAAAAAAGAAAACGAACCATATAAAGTAGAACTCATCCAAGGATTCGATTCCGCATCGGTTTCGTTATATGGACAAGGGGAGTGGTATGACCTTTGCCGCGGACCTCACGTGGCGAGAACTGGCCAACTGAAAGCCTTCAAACTCACTGCGATTTCTGGTGCGTATTGGAAGGGAGATTCCAAAAACAAACAGCTTACTCGTATTTACGGTGTGTCTTTTCCCACCAAAAAACAGTTAGACGAATATATCTTTCTTATCGAAGAAGCAAAAAAACGAGACCATAGAAAACTTGGAAAAGAATTGGATCTTTTTAGTTTCCAAGATGAAGCTCCTGGATTTCCATTTTGGCATCCTAAGGGAACCGTTCTTTGGAACACTCTTGCTTCTTATATTCGGGAAGAATGTTTTAGACGCAGTTACCAAGAGATCAAAACACCTGCGATCTTAAACTCCTCTCTTTGGAAAAAATCAGGGCACTGGGATAATTTTAAAGAGAACATGTATTTCACTGACATCGACGAAAGTGAATTTGCAGTCAAACCCATGAACTGTCCTGGATGTTGTTTGATTTACAAATACCATATGCATTCGTACAGAGAACTTCCCCTCAGGTTTATGGAACTGGGAAATGTCCACAGACATGAAATGTCTGGTGTTCTTCATGGGCTTTTCCGTGTACGTGCCTTCACACAAGATGATGCGCATATTTATGCACCTCTTGATAAAGTGGAATCCGAAGTAGAGGACATCATCGATTTTACTTTTGATGTGTATAAAAAATTTGGATTTACCGAATTCAAAACTTTTATTGCGACTAGGCCAGAAAAGTCGCAAGGAAGTGATGAGGATTGGAACCTCGCCACACAAGCATTACACGATGCTTTGAAGAAAAAGGGAATTGAATACGGTATCAAAGAAGGGGACGGAGCTTTCTACGGTCCTAAAATTGAATTCAATATCAAGGATTCCCTTGGTAGGTTATGGCAATGCGGAACCGTACAAATTGACTTCTCTATGCCGAGTCGTTTTGAATTAGATTTCACTGCTTCTGACGGAAAAAAACATGCTCCGGTAATGATTCACAGAGCCATCTACGGATCACTCGAAAGGTTCATTGGAATTCTTATCGAACACTTTGAAGGAAAATTTCCACTATGGCTCAATCCAACACAAATCCGTGTCTTAACTGTGGCAGAAGTACACAATGATTACGCAAAAGAAGTATATCAAGATTTAGTAATGCAGGGTTTCCGAGTTGAGATAGACCTTCGAAACGAAAAGATTGGAAGTAAAATTAGGGATTCCATCCTAAAAAGAAGTAGTTACACTTTAATTTTAGGGGATAAAGAAAAAGAAGCAGGTTCCATCTCCTTCCGCCGTATGGGTGAAGAGAAAACGGAAACCGTTTCACGGGATGGATTTCTATCTGTTCTGAAAGGGGATCTTTAA
- the rpmI gene encoding 50S ribosomal protein L35, which yields MYKLKTNRAAAKRFKFTKSGKIKRGCAFRRHILEKKSPKMKHQSRGMHLIHETDYNRVEKLLPYGG from the coding sequence ATGTATAAACTAAAAACAAATAGGGCAGCAGCTAAACGTTTTAAGTTTACCAAGTCTGGTAAAATTAAACGTGGTTGTGCGTTCCGAAGACATATCTTAGAGAAAAAATCTCCTAAGATGAAACACCAAAGCCGTGGAATGCACCTCATCCACGAAACCGATTATAACCGTGTAGAAAAACTTCTACCTTACGGAGGTTAA